Within the Medicago truncatula cultivar Jemalong A17 chromosome 4, MtrunA17r5.0-ANR, whole genome shotgun sequence genome, the region TCCAACTTGAGAGAAtccaaatacaattttttactaCAAATATAAATTGAACATATTAACATATTATTCAAAATGGATTTTAGCTATTGACATAAGAGAAGAGTGGAATATAGTCATTGAAATAAAATGAAGTAGAAGAGTTTTTAATAGGATATAGAGAAGTTTAAAAGTgagatttaattttaaaatacccaaaaatatgattttttttatttttttttgagagaatccATTCCCACTAGTACTAATATTCTAAGCTTTATCTCCATTTgtcatctataaaaaaaaaactccatttGTCAGGTTTTGTAACTTGTCAGAGAGTGCTTTGACCCATTCTGATTTAATTTAAGCACAAAATAACAAAGTGGGCAGAAACTAGTATCCAATTGTCCAAGTAAAGTGGTGCCAATGAAACCAAGGTAAACAAAGTCTAtgaattttgaattgaaaattagaATCTCCACTAATTGTTTCTGGGATAAGTGTTTGGCGTGACTCATCTCTCCAACAATGTGGAGGAACTGCCTAACTGGAATCTACTTAGTGATGAACACGTGGGATATTACTATCAATTTCCAACTTAAACCACTGATTCTGTGACTGCTCAGTCAACATTCAACACTGAACAAGTATATCAATCTACTTTGGTCAATTATTGTCTACTGATTCTTCGAAAACAACGTTAATTTATGCAGTCAATGAAGTTAACAATGTAACCAAACTAGGCTATACACATTCGAGTAATACTGTTTTAATAACACTAGTAATTCAAAACTCAATCAACAGATAAGTAagtttaataaaatatgattttaattagAATTTAACGATGGATTGATTCAAGTGGTAAGAGATCTTCTATTAAGTCAGTTATAAAGTGTTCAATATCTAACTAATTTATTCGGAGAAATTAATTCACATATATGCTCCACAAATTTTGCGACGGAAATTACTCACTACTAAACAAACTTCGTATCAACAACATAGTAcccaagaaaaaattattataatcaaaattcaaactaaGATAGCCTAAATTGTTTTGACCTTCGTTGAATAATGACAAACAATTCATTTATAAACAATGCTAAACAACGATGAAAACTTTCATAACAATAacaagtaaagaaaaaaaattattctcatCAGAATTCAAACTAAGATAGTCTCAATTGTTTTGACCTTCACTAATTAtgaaataacaaacaaatcttccaaaaaggagaaaaatttacttaaagCATACACAAAGGCAGAGCCTATGAAGTGgtactatataaatttaatatagtAGCATAAACTGAAGATTTGCATCACAAGTGTAGTGCATTCGAATTTGTACTCCTTTTCTGTTTGTACTTTAAGAATTGTTGTACTTCATTTCTATTTGTACTTAAATAGCACAATATTCTGTATTTGTGGAGCAAAATAATTGAATGCACAAAAAGCATTTCCACCACTTTCTAATTAATAAATGTCAAGATAGGAATAGTtggaaaaaaattctttaaaaaccCCAAAAAGAAAACTGAATTTATTCAGTGTTCTTGTCTGATTAGAATAGGTTCTGGAAAAAGAATATATACCATGGgtagtttttattttcagaAAAGCAAGGGCTCCTAATCGTGTCTACAAAGAACGATAGAGATCtttcctcaaaataaaaaaataaataaaaaaactatagaGATCTTGAAATATTAACGGCTTGCTCAAAGAGCATACAATGATTTTTTACTAAcagtcatcataaaattagaaattaaatgTTGTGGTTTACTATAACCCCAAATGCATTTCAAATCAGTAATCAAGCTTCATGATACATACAGCAGAAGGAATATACCACGGCTGACTATCAAGGTTGCTAAAGCATAATATAAAGAGCACAAGATCAAAATACATAAGAACTAACTACCATCCGCCGCAGCTGGTGACACAGCCAAAATTTTGTTGGACAGTTGAATTTGAGAGCCTACCAAATAAAACAGACTTCAACTTAAACTCTGGTCCACCTACCTCTCGAGGAGCATAACCAATTCACAATGTGGAGTATGTGGAAAAAGATCGACAGCCATGGCTTTTACAGGTTTGAAGGCCTCGGAAATGGGCATAGACTTCGCCCTATGCCGAGCTAGACCAGCACTACTCATCCTTCTCCATCCTCTGTTGTCTTTATTTCCTCTCTCCATTTCTGTGGGGGATGGTGTACAAAGCTCAATAGCATTTGCTACCAAACTTTCAGGATTACATGATATATAACTGCATTTAAAGGTATGATATTAGATTAactagaaaaatgaaaataacataaataagagTATATCAGAACAAGAACTAACACGAGTCTCCGCAGGCGCGTATGAGTTCTTAAAGCTTTTATCACCTGTAATCCCACAATTCAAAAGTCAGAAGTTCAGCTTTTGAGAGAAAGCCTAacatattcaaaaaataatttaaatagatCTGCCCTacagtaatatttttttcaagctAAAAGACATCACATGCTGATGCTACCCAAGACATACCATTTAATTCATAAACTAAAATAAGGAAATAACAGGAAACTTGGGGGATCTTCCCTACAATAGAAGACTATAATGGAACAAAAGATATATTCCGATAGAAGACATGTAAAACCAATACTGTGTAAAGAAAGTCATTATAAACAATCATTTCTAGGAATTGTGGAACAAGACGGCGTAAAAAACCAGACAGCAAACGACAAGAGAGATAACGGTCACACTAATACAAACCAAATTGATGAAGATATAATATGTTTGGTTCTCTTCCTTACTGTAATTCATTGGGAATCCTATTCAAGATAGGTCAAATACAGACTACATTTTGAATGTAACACACAGTATTCACTGCTGCCCTACACACTTGAACTTTAAACAAAAGCATGGACCTGACATTTTTTGTTCTAGGGAGGGAGATTTGGACCAAAAGGGGCCATTAAAGCAGTTTCAGCACAGTCGTAGGTAAGGCGAGATTTCAGATTCAACACTCCAATTGAAACTtgatatatgttgtattttgttccACTGGAACGACATATGTTGTACTCAAGGGAAAATAAAATGCTCTCTAAAACCCAAGTCTATGCAGTTTTACGAACGTGGCAGACAACtagacaagaaaaagaaaaatgcataaaaactGTATCATGTTTTGGACAACGTGCTACTAGAGTTATGGTAATTGCTAGCATAAATATAATGATGAAACTATAGTGCCCTTCTTACAGTTGGATGAAGTCCAGCACGAGGAGGATCAACAATAGCAACAACATTTTTAAACTGCTGCACGGGTGTATTCCCATTTTCAGGAGTGCTCTCCTTTGGAACCTCGTTTTCAATTTCTAAATTGTTATTTTCAGAACAGGGAGACGCATTTTCACCATTTCCGGGATCTGGGCAGGCACTATCTTCAGGAATGTCACTAACACTTCCACAGATACTAGGAACATCAACTTGCTCCTTGGGCACATCAAGGTATTCCTTTAACAGAGATCCTATAACTTGCTCTGCCTGTTTCCTCATATAAGCAAACATACAAATTTTGCAATGTTAATACAAGGAAACAATTAAAATAGGTTGAAAATTTTCCCGTGAGAGAAAAAATTCAGTGTCAATATGTGATGCTGGCTATAAATTCAAGCCTTATTTCTGGACAGCAAccattaaaatatttcaaccaCTATTTGAAAAATCAAGGCGGCTGGTCTCACCTTTGAACAGACAAATCTACAGTTTTTAATGCCATTATTCTCAGCATTCTTATGAGCATCAGATACAGCAGCGGCATTCATTTCAATTCCTATCACCTGGAAGAGCCCAAAACAAATCTTACAAGCAAATTCCAAAAGAAAAAGTAGGAATTTTTTCGACAATAAGCTCTTAAATAATAGAGCtgaattattttttcaaccACTACAAAAGTTATGATTACATCATATAATACCACCAAAGGGGCatattgaacaataaatttccTAAATATCTGCCAgctaaaaagaagaaagaaacttaAATGGTGATTATTACCATTCCAACACGATGTGCTAATGTCAGGCCAATTGCTCCGGTCCCACAGCAAATATCGAATAGCAATGTATCAGGACCTAAGCATGCCCAATCTCCAGCAAGGGAGTATAACTTCTCGGCAGCAAGTGTGTTAACCTGCAGCAGGAGACTCAAAAATTCATATTCCAAGAAAATTAATGCTGTTGAAACCATTgcaaaacaacaataattgtCATTCATACCTGAAAAAATGAGGTTGGGGATATGGAAAACCGTAGATTGCTGATATAATCATGGATTCTCACATCTGCAGCACTAATGTTTACATCCCTCTCAGGATCACCGGCTGTGATGGGAAGTGAATGCAGTGGTGCATCAGATGGTGCTACATTCGATATTCCTTGGTGATCCTACATGTAAGACCAATTTCCACATCAGAAGTCAATCAGAAAATTAAGTTACACCATAACATGCAATCAAACTGAAAGAAACCATAAAATATGTAACACTTCAGATCTGCCCCAAATTTATAATGGAACCATCAAATAGCCAACACTTAAGGTATTTGATATAGATGGcgatgttaagaaattttttctcaaaaaaagaaCCCAATCAACTGATGACTGGAGCAGGAAAGAAAGAGTAACAAACATTGGAACAGTAACATCACAGCATCGTTCTGATTTATATTACATGGATATGCATGTGTGTGATAATTGATACTTGAGAAACAATCTCTAACAAAAGACACTTGGATTAAACAGGCAGCTACCTGGACAATCAGAGCTGTAAGGGGCAAAGTTGGACAATGAGAGGTAGCTCCTGTAACAAATGCCTGAGCAAGCCTCTTAAATTCAGCATCTACTTGTGCATTATCAAAACTTGCAGTAGAAACCTAAAATCAAGAACAAAGGTGACAAGTTATGAATGACATATAAAAGAAAGAAGGGATACACAAATCAGCTCCAGGTAATCTAGGGTCTTGTCTCCCTATCTTAATGATACTAGAAGTTTACATTGTTTACATAATAATGAAGAATATATATTATAGAATTTCTCACAAAACACTACTACCTCCGACCCTAAATATAAGACCCTCTTAAGTTTTTTGCTTGTCCCTTTTCATGAGAACCTCTATGAATTTTCAAgtgcattaattatttctttactaacATACCCCTCTAATTAATTTACCTATTTTTCTGAAATTCTTCCAATAAATACTAGTATAATTTAAACATTAACTAATTCTCTCTTTCGAAGGATAAACTTATAAAAGCAGTACCAATTGTCAACAAATTTTATCACGGCTAACTTTCCTAATTCTCGTAATTTACTCAAGAGGGTCCTATGTTTAGGGACAGGGGTAGTAATACTAACAGAATAATCTGGCTTGTCAGTTTCCTACTGAATATTCAGAATAAGATAGAGCTTTAATATATTGATGATAAACAACAAACCACAACCCTCTCCCTCACCGACCCTACACACTTAAAGGGTATTGCCAGCACTATTTTTATGAGATTAAGATAATAATAACCAGCACATTCACtacaaaagttaaaaaataaccTGCACAATAAGCATGACCTCTGCAATACCATCAAAAGTTTCAGCATCAACAACATTCCCATTTGACCTCCCTTCTCGAACCTTAAAAAACCAATTAGCTTCAGAAAGGGATAAAAAtacataatgaaataaaaaattagcagacatatctaaaaataataatcaatgtGGCCATAAAATTTTCAACACAGAATCCAGCAAGTATACCGTCAATTGACGCCAAAATCCACAGTTCTTGAATCTGTTCCAAACTGGTAATTCAGTGTGTTGTAGAAATTCTTGAAAGATAGCAGCATATTTGCAAGCGATGGTAGAAATATTTGGGCAGTCCACTGGTTCCTCAACTGCTGTTACACCTTccctatttaaatattttagtatATAATTAAGAACTAATAAGCAAACCACTCTACAAACAGAGAAGGTGCAGAATACCTGAAATTTCCAAGGCTGAAGCCCACTGTAACTTTGCCTTCCAAAGAATTTCCAATTGAAAATTCACACTTATTACGATATCCATTTACAATTGGTGATTCAATAATACCTTCTAGATTGCACGGAAGGCCACCTGCACAAGTGTGAGAAAGAAGTTGCTAAAGAACTGTATCCATTAAATATCTTACTGTACTTTTTACAGTAAACCAGACTACAGAAATGATAACACAGTGGAATCATGAAGAAAAATCTAAATCAGATATTTCAAAACTAGCACTTCAAGTCTTATACTCCGgaacattttaaattgaaattattcttgaagatttttaacAAACTTCAAAGATACAAAACATTACCTATTTCCCTAGACTTGAGAATCCATTCAGGAACTGAAACGCCATTTGGACAAGCTTTACGAGCATTTCTAGGCTGccaaaacaattaaatagtTCAGGCTAAAAAATGTATATAGGAATATACAAAACTACAAtgagaaaatataaacaatcatGACTAACAAGTTTTTTGAGAATCTGCATGAGAGAGTATTTTTTCTGTTCCAGCTGATCAGCATACGACAAATGAGCCAGAGGAGTCACGACTTCACGCGAGCTTTTTTTCTTTGACTCGGAACCATCAATTACCAAATTATCGTCATTTGTTTCATCACCTAATGTCCCACTTGAAGGAACATTAGAGTTACTTTTCTTCTCAAATGATCGAGGATTAACATCAGCTACCTCTAACGTTTTGTTGCCAATTTGTTTTCCTTGTAAATCCTATTAAATCCATAACTATCAATCATCAATTGCAAACTTCGATTTTAAGACTAACAAATCAAAAGAGTATATGCATGTGAATTATTAGTcattatcataattcataacAAAACTACCTTAGCCGAACTCTTCATttgttcttcatcttcaaaagTAACAAAACCAATTGACATGCCTTTCCTTGTCTTCGCATGCTTAAAAGGTATACCCTAGAGAAAGTGAACAAAGACATCAGACGGTTCTTTACACAAACTTCAGTGATTGTATAGTTTTGCACtgacaaaaaatgattttgtaaaattgattccgACTAAAAATGAGTTTAATGTAAAACtaattatgtttaaatatattcATGTAGAAGAGGACTAGACAATAAATTCAAAGCTAACAATCAATCATAGAAGCAAAAGGTAAAAATTCTATAGCTTTAGACCAGGGGTGGGTCTAGGTTGGAGTGGAGAGATGCCATGGTATCCCCaaagataaaagtttttttcttaataaattataGTAGTATATTACTGAAATACCCCCAAAGTTTCAGGGTTTGGAGAACCCTTTCAAATTAGAGCACTAGTTGAGCATGAgatgattgtttttaattcataatcTTGTTTTCCTTTACACCAGATGCTCGAGAAGGTCGATGTTTCCTGAAGTTACTCTTTTATTTGAATATCTAATTGCTCATATGTGAATGTGTAGAACGAACTATGCTTCATGCATTTTACTGCATGATGATCTGTAGAGTAGCCAAAGATTTTCATTTTGGGTTGGTTTGTTATATTTGCATTCTTTGACTTTTgctctatgaagcacggacaccggACATGACACAGACACTGACATgccgacacagctaataatttgaaaaaatgacataattcagtgtaattacaagtgtcggtgtcggacatgacacatgtccgacaccgcaacacgcctaatccgaggagtgtctaTGCTTCTTAGAGTTTTGCTGCATtgaacaagaacaacaacaaccaagctttTTCCCACTGGggttggctacatggatcaaaatACGccatgttctatcataaaccatatttcagtccaactcattaatttccaaatctttcctaatagtttctatgatagtttttctaggtcttcctcaGCCTCTAGTGATGTGACtatcctccatctgatctactctccttactacagaatctctacatgtccaaaccacctaagcctaaTCCTGTTTTCCACCATCTTTGTTATATTTCCTACTTTTGCTGCATTGAAGTTGTCACTAAATTAGGGATGGCTGACAATGTGTAATTGCCATCTGCTAGCATCCAGTTCTAATTTACAAATTAAGATTTATAATGCTGGTTCTTGGAATGAAGAAAACTTTGAATTCCTTCTTTctcttgatattattgttttttttttccctttgaaTTAGTAATTGATTTCTGcatttttgaaataatgttcttaattcttattcaaaacaaataatttttgcttatcaaacatgtcaaaatcaattctatattCTTACATGTCTAATTTCAATTGCAGTGAAATTGAAAAAACTGAAACTCGGAAAAATGCTTACTTGTTCATTGAGAAAAGTCCTCAAATTTTCTGAAGTCCATTTCATAGGCAAATGCACTAAACATTTACTAAGCGCTTGATTAGATGCAAAACCTTCTTCACCGCCGCCGTCACCGTCAACTTCATCAACAAGCTCTGTCATCATCACACCATCTTTAACAGCAATTTTCTCACCGGTCACAGATTTCAACATCTTCTTACCTCGTTCCGACGTCGGGTCCCACGTATTATCCGGACGTTGCCGGAGCTCTTCTTCGCTATGCGCGTAACGGCAGGTATCGCCGTGACTGCAGGTGGAATGTTTTCTGAAGTAGGAACAGAGACTCGTCTTCCACAACGGGTGGAGAGAAGGTTTGTCATCTTCGTCGGCGTTGCCGTCGCCGTCGTCTCTCTTCCGTTTCTCGGTGGTTACGACGTCGTTGATTGGTTCGTTGATTTGGGGGGATTTTGGAGGCGTTGGATGAGGTTCGGAGGTGGAATCGTGAGCATTGATTGGTGTTTCTAAGATTTTAGAGGGAGATAGTTCGGAAGTGGCCGCCATTGTTAACTTCACTGTGTTTTGCTCTGATTATTCTTCTGCTTTCGACTGGTGAGTGGTAACCGTAATGGTAACTGTTCTCCACTTTGCACCAATATTATGAGCTTATTAAcctctttgtttttctctctttaaaatTGCTCCATAGACCCCTTCATTTACTTACAGACCCCTTGAAATTCCGAAAATCGAACCGTAAATCAACGACAGGATTTACGAGCCGGACTGGTTTTATTTATATATCAGGCAACATTCATGTACTACGCACGATCTCCTGCACATTTCATCATCCatcaaagttcaattttttccttttggcAAAAAAGGTGTTACAAATCATCATTAATCAATACCGTAGAAATAATAGTAAGGAGTCTTATctcttaatgtttttttttatgttaaagatgatttcaataacaaaagttttacaataaataaaaaatcaataccATAGAAATACAAGGTGGAGTGAGTGTCTTTAATTCATATGTAATCCGGATTATAAAGAACATATTTAACTAAATAATAGTCAGTTTGGTTGACCTCACACCTACAATGTAAAAAGTTTAAActataaacatatattaaaattaatacaaTCTCCAATAGTATATCCGATAAAGATGGGAGATTGTTGATGTGCATTCAACGTCAAAACTATATTAGAAGCATTTGATTCCACTTTAAGATTTAgaaaatacatgttttttttttttgttgcaaattcCAAACCCTTTTCGACTACCTCTAAATCTGGTAATAAAATGACTTGCCAACAACTAACAAGAATGGCAACATCTTTATTATCTCTCACCATCTAAGAGACCCTCTTATCAACATTAAGCTTATtaccttcttcaaaaaaaaattaagcttgtaatagagactaaaaacgGGTGCCCAATAACCATCAAATATGGGCAAATTTGGAGCGCTACTTAGTGTCTTCAACGTCATCGtaacaacatttttaaaattaacaataGATTGTTGTGCCTTTCGAATAGTGGCATCCCCtcaaatgttttttattgttagCATGGCATATATCATAACATATGACCGATACATGGACTACAATATCCTCGTTTACATCAATAATATTTCCTTACAACCACTCCCGAAATGGTACATACACGCAATCGTGTTAATTAAATACCACGCATAAAGAAGAAGCAAACTATACATGCTTTGACCATCTTATCTCCTAATGTTAGTGAAGCTTAACcattataaaattattagtGCACACTTTCATTTATtcacaactttttttaaaacttgtaTGAAATTCTAagtatcattttatttattaagaaaaggagAAGTACTTTTTTGCTCCTTCAATAAAAACTTCCGAGGCATACACTTGAAAGTGTGTGAGAAAAACATTTTATCCAAAGGAGATAAAGTACcttgctagtttttttttttttaagcaaaaagaaaagagataCATAGACCGGGCATTAGACCTAACTCGAGTAAAACCTAAAAGGGCATGCATTGTGATAAAACAAACCAAGTGAGCCTTTATCCTAACAAACATTTGCTCATCACACGTGCAACCCAGCAAACCCGTGTACGAACACGAAACCAAGTTACAAACAATACGAACAGAAATATAACAACACACAatgcaaaaacaaacaaaacaaacagaaCAAGTCCGTTGATGTGATGGCGGCAAATCTGAAGCCAAGAAATATGCAGATCTTAACGGATCTGAAAGAAACCAGAGACCTTTCTCTCATCATACTAGTtctgacttctctcttctccttttCTTCTCACAGCGCGTTCAAAGAGCCTTTAAATTGTCATCTACGAGCTGATGCCGCAACACATCATTCGGCATTGACATGCTACAATGTGGCAATATAATGTTGACAAATGTAAATGTTGATAGCTTTGTAATGAATGGTTACAAATGTATGTAACAAAACAACCAGCAGGATATTGGAGTATAGATTCAGGTTCTGTAATATATATGCCTACAAGCAGATGCTTGTACAAAACTTCAAATGTTTCCAGACATAAAATCATCTcaacaaccaaaaaaacaacaacatcccTTTGCTCAAACATGAGGCATATTTTCTCAAATCTTAACCCTATTTCAAGCCTACCTCTATCATCAAACCATTCTGGTGTACAGCAAGGAACAAAACAATATCTGAGGTTTCCACTGTAAATATACAAATGTAACCTAAGAATAAATTC harbors:
- the LOC11405605 gene encoding zinc finger CCCH domain-containing protein 24 gives rise to the protein MAATSELSPSKILETPINAHDSTSEPHPTPPKSPQINEPINDVVTTEKRKRDDGDGNADEDDKPSLHPLWKTSLCSYFRKHSTCSHGDTCRYAHSEEELRQRPDNTWDPTSERGKKMLKSVTGEKIAVKDGVMMTELVDEVDGDGGGEEGFASNQALSKCLVHLPMKWTSENLRTFLNEQGIPFKHAKTRKGMSIGFVTFEDEEQMKSSAKDLQGKQIGNKTLEVADVNPRSFEKKSNSNVPSSGTLGDETNDDNLVIDGSESKKKSSREVVTPLAHLSYADQLEQKKYSLMQILKKLPRNARKACPNGVSVPEWILKSREIGGLPCNLEGIIESPIVNGYRNKCEFSIGNSLEGKVTVGFSLGNFREGVTAVEEPVDCPNISTIACKYAAIFQEFLQHTELPVWNRFKNCGFWRQLTVREGRSNGNVVDAETFDGIAEVMLIVQVSTASFDNAQVDAEFKRLAQAFVTGATSHCPTLPLTALIVQDHQGISNVAPSDAPLHSLPITAGDPERDVNISAADVRIHDYISNLRFSISPTSFFQVNTLAAEKLYSLAGDWACLGPDTLLFDICCGTGAIGLTLAHRVGMVIGIEMNAAAVSDAHKNAENNGIKNCRFVCSKAEQVIGSLLKEYLDVPKEQVDVPSICGSVSDIPEDSACPDPGNGENASPCSENNNLEIENEVPKESTPENGNTPVQQFKNVVAIVDPPRAGLHPTVIKALRTHTRLRRLVYISCNPESLVANAIELCTPSPTEMERGNKDNRGWRRMSSAGLARHRAKSMPISEAFKPVKAMAVDLFPHTPHCELVMLLER